atttaatttacGTACCATGTAATAATCTTATACAAATCTCAATGTCAATTGTTTCTTCTTCTAATTTCATGCGCCACCATCCACTATTGACTTATTAGGTTTGTCGCGCTTAGCATTATGATACAGATACGAATGTACACGTAAACTATTactgtttttatatttattaccaCAAAGTCTACATGTTAGACTTTCAAGCGGACCGTGAATATATCGAACATGTAGTTTCAGATTTTCCTTACGCGTGAAATGACGAAGACACCATGGACATGAATACATTCGAATAACCTTACCTCTTTCCATACGTAATGTTGGGCCCAGTTCGGATAcaacgcgtaaagttgtttcCAATGGCAAACTGTTGTTGGAAATACCTTTAACGGTTCGTCGACCTTTACTATGACAACCAGTTTCGTACGTAAATTCACTTTCAAAACCAGTCATGTTACTTAAACCTATTAAATAGATGTTAATAAAGTCCTAACGGTAATTGTAGTTATTTAATACTAGACAAAAACAAATAAGTGTTTTTAGAAACtaaagtataaataaaattattaaaaaaaagcaAAGTCCGGaagaataaaaatgtatatcgttaaaataaaaagatagaGATTAAAGACTTACCAAATGGATGAGTTTGTGTATTCTGATTGTAGGGAACTAATTGCATATCTGGTACATAGTCTGtaagatataatatttttcatttaaacatTTACTATCCTCAGGTATTGAGTCGTATAAAATTGAGATTTGAAACACCCAGTAAATAAGCATGCAAATATATAATTGATTCCATTGTAAAATTAATTTGTGCTACATATACTAAAAAAATTTGTACAACTGTATATCCATCGACGAAAACAGTTGAGTGTGTCAAATCTTTTGCATCAACAGCCAGTAACTGTAGTCTCTTCGCTAATTTTAATCATCTTGTTTTCTCTAGTACTCATTTTCTAAGTACTCATTCATTCAgcaaatgtaatatttttcagCTCCGAATGATGTCTTTATAGTCATCAGCCTACTAATTACATAACTTTTGAAATGATTACACTAATAAAACATGTAAAAATAATACCTTTTGTCTGTAAATTTTCTTCAGGTTTATAAAGTGTCTCGTTAGGCAAACATGTTTTATATCCTGCTTCTGCATCTATGTCAAGTGTATAATCCAGTGGTCCCTGCTTTGCCGATTCTATATGACTTATATCAGCTGTGCAGTCTAATGGTTCCTCTTCTATACTTGTCGAACTGTTATTTTGTATATCTTGTATATTATGAATTGAATTAGATTCTTGTTGACAACACATGTCACTGACACTTGTATTCTCTATGAATTCGTTACTGTGTAATTCATCTTTTGATAATTGGTTTTTGCATTGCTGGTTTTTCTGTATAAATTGTCCTTGTTCCTCGGAAGTAGGAGCATTTGTATCTGAATTAATACAATTAATACTGCTGTTTTCTGTGTTAAATATTTGATCCAAGTTCCCTGCGTTCTTTGTTAAAGTTTCTCCAAGTTTCTATAAGATAAAATTCgttcttttatttatcttattatCCTTTAAATTTCTATGTCTGATCGAACGTACCTCTTCTGTGTCTGTGGTTAAaccttttatttgtaaagtttctGCAACTTTCAAAAAACTAGCAATATCTTCTTGCTTAATGTTAACTTCTCCTTGATACATAAAGTGAAGCATTGCTGACAGATCACGGTAATTGACATCTTTTAAAATCACAATCGGATGTTTACAAGAGTTTCCCTGTATTATTACAAGTACTTTAATACTAtagaatatataaacataaactATATGAAATAAGCTTAAATATACCTTGAACAATTCCCTGAAGTATGTACTACAAACTGACAATATTAACTTATGTGCACGTAGTATTTGACCCTCTGCAGCTAATGTTACGTCTACTAACTGCTCGTCGgttaataatgtatataatcCAGAGGACAAATTTCTTGGGAAACTATTCCAAACTAAGGAAAACTGTTCTCCAGACATTGtttctttattctttctttctaaAACGTTTTAAAAATGTTTGAACAACTGAAAAATAAACatttataacaaaaattattattcataaatactagtaacttatacaatttttattgtactttattcTAAACAATATTATTTGAACAAACTTTATTTAGTATTTatacaaatgaaattaataataaaaatttacatattatgttatatacatGTTAAAACTTTGTTTTCTTTAAAACAATATATTGTCACAAAGGATACACTGATAATAAAGGAACAATAaacattataatttatttaaaaagttaacCTTTATTGAAACGCAATTTGACGATCTGACGAAAATAATCCACCGAAGCTGATGTTCGTTATGTAAACAATACGATTTTAATAATTGCACTATGACATACgcttaaaaaattcatttaacTTCATTGTCACCACTTTTTCAGAGTTTCTCGAGCATTAGAAAGCAATGTTTCATTAATTTTCAAACAATTCATGTCtaattttaaattacaatttatagtttgtaaaataaatattttgacgAATCAAAAAGTGTTCAGGATGATGTAAGAT
This portion of the Bombus affinis isolate iyBomAffi1 chromosome 1, iyBomAffi1.2, whole genome shotgun sequence genome encodes:
- the LOC126916715 gene encoding protein abrupt-like; amino-acid sequence: MSGEQFSLVWNSFPRNLSSGLYTLLTDEQLVDVTLAAEGQILRAHKLILSVCSTYFRELFKGNSCKHPIVILKDVNYRDLSAMLHFMYQGEVNIKQEDIASFLKVAETLQIKGLTTDTEEKLGETLTKNAGNLDQIFNTENSSINCINSDTNAPTSEEQGQFIQKNQQCKNQLSKDELHSNEFIENTSVSDMCCQQESNSIHNIQDIQNNSSTSIEEEPLDCTADISHIESAKQGPLDYTLDIDAEAGYKTCLPNETLYKPEENLQTKDYVPDMQLVPYNQNTQTHPFGLSNMTGFESEFTYETGCHSKGRRTVKGISNNSLPLETTLRVVSELGPTLRMERGKVIRMYSCPWCLRHFTRKENLKLHVRYIHGPLESLTCRLCGNKYKNSNSLRVHSYLYHNAKRDKPNKSIVDGGA